The following coding sequences are from one Penaeus monodon isolate SGIC_2016 chromosome 21, NSTDA_Pmon_1, whole genome shotgun sequence window:
- the LOC119586475 gene encoding LOW QUALITY PROTEIN: phenoloxidase 1-like (The sequence of the model RefSeq protein was modified relative to this genomic sequence to represent the inferred CDS: deleted 1 base in 1 codon) — MEKNQKNLLYLFELPYDPISLPRSGGKIHFDLENDASRPPVVTTRLGSGIPVETTLVPDRGDILSQKLGTATSVPLGSPFSFFIKTHRQAAKELCDFFMETKNAEDLLQVAARVHGHVNETLFVYALSFVMLRKKELQNSRLPSIIEVFPGKFILQEQLMKAQLEVNRADPNESTPIVVEHGPEFSGTQLKPEHRLAYWREDYGINAHHWHWHLVYPIDMNANRDRKGELFYYMHQQMIARYDMERLCLGLPRVQKLENWRAPIKDGYFPKLTLNNSGRVWGSRQDDTTMQDFQRNDFNLDFTDVTDLEIWRSRIFDAIHQGFMIDRQGERVMLSDDVTSGKRGIDILGDALEADSNISVNFPYYGDLHNMGHVLIAFSHDPDFAHKEDMAVMGDTSTAMRDPVFYRWHKFVDDTFQEYKLMQRPYTEEELNLSGVKIERAGVVRNNEANILHTGWNTRLFEASRGLDFNGRSVMVRLTHLDHEPFNYHLQVSNSGKGIKDVTVRVFLAPKFNARSQEMTFMEQRILWAEMDKFTVSLKPGSNHVVRSSKDSSITNTEELTFRDLENSNIDPASPAATPFNFCGCGWPQHMLLPRGRPEGMAFQLFFMLTDYAQDKVVQEATRRCANGVSFCGIQDAKYPDTRAMGFPFDRRPPVNLLGQSVNTAADYARLDNAYIHDISIKFLAEKLN, encoded by the exons ATGGAAAAGAATCAGAAGAACCTCCTGTACCTGTTCGAGTTGCCTTACGACCCCATCAGCCTCCCTCGCAGCGGCGGAAAGATCCACTTCGATCTCGAAAATGATGCTTCG cGGCCCCCGGTGGTCACCACGAGGCTTGGCAGCGGTATCCCCGTGGAAACGACGCTAGTGCCCGATCGCGGGGACATCCTGTCACAAAAACTGGGCACCGCCACCTCCGTGCCCCTTGGCtcgcccttctccttcttcatcaagACGCATCGTCAGGCCGCCAAGGAGCTCTGCGATTTCTTCATGG AAACGAAGAACGCGGAGGACCTCCTGCAAGTGGCAGCGCGCGTGCATGGCCACGTGAACGAGACGCTGTTCGTCTACGCCCTCTCCTTCGTCATGCTCAGAAAGAAG GAGCTTCAGAACAGCCGTCTGCCGAGCATAATCGAAGTGTTTCCCGGGAAATTTATCCTTCAAGAACAACTAATGAAAGCGCAGTTGGAAGTCAACCGAGCCGACCCTAATGAG TCTACGCCGATCGTGGTGGAGCACGGACCCGAATTCTCCGGAACACAATTGAAGCCCGAGCATCGCCTGGCCTACTGGAGGGAGGACTATGGCATCAACGCCCACCACTGGCACTGGCACCTCGTCTACCCTATCGATATGAATGCCAACCGAGACCGCAAAGGAGAATTGTTCTACTATATGCACCAGCAGATGATCGCTAG GTATGACATGGAGCGCCTCTGCCTGGGTCTCCCGAGGGTGCAGAAGCTCGAGAACTGGAGAGCTCCTATCAAAGACGGCTACTTCCCAAAGCTCACCTTGAATAACTCAGGGAGGGTTTGGGGGTCGAGGCAGGACGATACCACAATGCag GACTTTCAGCGAAATGACTTTAATCTTGACTTCACCGACGTCACCGACCTGGAGATCTGGCGGTCGCGGATCTTCGATGCTATTCACCAGGGATTCATGATCGAC CGCCAAGGGGAACGGGTGATGCTCTCCGATGACGTCACATCCGGCAAGCGAGGCATCGACATCCTCGGCGACGCTCTGGAGGCCGATTCAAATATCAGTGTGAATTTCCCTTACTACGGTGACCTCCACAACATGGGTCACGTCCTCATAGCTTTCTCGCATGACCCCGACTTCGCCCATAAG GAGGACATGGCCGTGATGGGTGACACCTCGACCGCCATGAGGGACCCAGTGTTCTACCGCTGGCACAAGTTCGTGGATGACACCTTCCAAGAGTACAAATTAATGCAGAGACCATACACTGAAGAGGAG ctTAATCTTTCGGGCGTGAAGATCGAGCGCGCGGGCGTCGTCAGGAACAACGAGGCCAACATCCTTCACACAGGCTGGAACACCCGGCTCTTCGAAGCCAGTCGCGGCCTGGACTTCAACGGGCGGTCTGTCATGGTGCGCCTCACCCACCTCGACCACGAGCCGTTCAATTACCACTTGCAG GTGAGCAACAGTGGAAAAGGGATAAAGGACGTTACAGTCAGGGTGTTCTTGGCCCCGAAGTTCAACGCTCGAAGCCAGGAAATGACCTTCATGGAACAACGCATCCTGTGGGCCGAGATGGACAAATTCACCGTTTCCT TAAAGCCGGGGAGTAACCACGTCGTGAGGTCTTCGAAGGACTCGTCCATAACAAACACCGAGGAACTGACCTTTAGGGACCTTGAGAAC TCCAACATCGATCCAG CATCTCCAGCGGCCACGCCCTTCAACTTCTGCGGGTGCGGGTGGCCACAGCACATGCTTCTCCCCCGCGGTCGCCCTGAGGGTATGGCATTCCAGCTGTTCTTCATGCTCACGGACTATGCCCAAGATAag GTGGTCCAGGAAGCTACCCGACGATGTGCCAACGGGGTATCCTTCTGCGGGATTCAGGACGCCAAGTATCCTGACACCCGGGCCATGGGCTTTCCATTTGACCGCCGCCCACCGGTCAATCTCCTCGGCCAGAGTGTCAACACCGCCGCAGACTATGCACGCCTCGATAACGCTTATATTCATGATATTAGTATCAAGTTCTTGGCAGAGAAGCTGAACTAA